The genomic DNA AAAACGAATCTTCTGATCCCTTGCTTCAAAAGCTCGACATTGAAGTTTATTAACAAGCCGACTGACACCTTGGCCAATTTCATGTAGGTTACTATTTGTGCTTCATGAATTGGCAATAATTTATCTACTGATTTTATCTCAAGAATTAACCTGTTCTCAACAAACAAATCCAGCCGGTATCCGC from bacterium includes the following:
- a CDS encoding GxxExxY protein, whose protein sequence is GYRLDLFVENRLILEIKSVDKLLPIHEAQIVTYMKLAKVSVGLLINFNVELLKQGIRRFVL